In one Pseudomonas purpurea genomic region, the following are encoded:
- a CDS encoding HIT family protein yields the protein MNCIFCQITAGTLPAAQVYRDPHCMAFMDVHPLGQGHLLLIPLQHVEKLEQLPDTTRFHLYRVFDTLIAAQRSAGFGVEGTHLIVNDGKATNQHIPHAHLHLVPRRQGDALGFGLRMFMHLTGLFGPRTRHEKLLAQATAIATHIDPLALQTLSVRAVQMNSPQPV from the coding sequence ATGAACTGTATTTTCTGCCAGATCACAGCGGGCACATTGCCCGCGGCCCAGGTCTATCGCGACCCGCACTGCATGGCGTTCATGGATGTTCACCCCTTGGGGCAGGGCCATTTGCTGCTGATTCCGTTGCAGCACGTAGAGAAACTCGAGCAGTTGCCCGACACCACCCGGTTTCACCTGTACCGGGTGTTCGACACGCTGATCGCGGCCCAGCGCAGCGCCGGTTTCGGCGTCGAGGGCACGCACTTGATCGTCAACGACGGCAAGGCCACCAACCAGCACATTCCTCATGCGCACCTGCACCTGGTGCCGCGTCGACAGGGCGATGCGCTGGGCTTTGGTCTGCGCATGTTCATGCATCTCACCGGGCTGTTCGGCCCCCGTACCCGTCACGAAAAACTGCTGGCCCAGGCCACGGCCATCGCCACCCATATCGATCCACTGGCGCTGCAAACGTTGTCTGTGCGTGCGGTGCAAATGAACAGCCCCCAACCGGTTTGA
- a CDS encoding fatty acid desaturase — protein sequence MNTHAAFAADDEYRLAKRAELRVDRELQARLQALMQPQPLKFALWSLFHVAVWIAAALYLLRAENPWGQLAAVLVLGNQLHAFTVLQHDCGHQSAFRAPWQNLWVGRFMAWFIVFPFSSFTECHKYHHRYLGDPDKDPDDWNYEAGVAWMFVRIAVFVPRFIYFSLVRYGRQVRNLVLRELAFNVLSMAALCAWFVSQGMLLQFVLIFVAPLLVLALVINPVSRGYEHFPMATLDPEHHDRLDLAKNTVTVTDRLIGFLWANINYHVEHHVYPNVPFVNLRKLSALLDNKVYLRDRWLLARMFKRRPSPPDTEPGRVA from the coding sequence ATGAACACCCACGCCGCTTTCGCGGCTGATGACGAGTACCGCTTGGCCAAACGCGCCGAGCTTCGGGTCGACCGTGAGCTCCAGGCCCGGTTGCAGGCGCTGATGCAGCCGCAACCGCTGAAATTCGCGCTGTGGTCGTTGTTCCATGTCGCGGTCTGGATTGCTGCCGCGTTGTACCTGCTACGTGCTGAAAACCCTTGGGGACAACTGGCGGCGGTGCTGGTGCTGGGCAATCAGTTGCATGCGTTCACCGTGCTGCAGCATGACTGTGGCCATCAAAGCGCGTTCCGCGCGCCGTGGCAGAACCTCTGGGTCGGGCGTTTCATGGCCTGGTTCATTGTGTTTCCGTTTTCATCGTTTACCGAGTGCCACAAGTATCACCATCGCTACCTGGGCGACCCGGACAAGGACCCGGACGACTGGAACTACGAGGCTGGTGTGGCCTGGATGTTCGTGCGCATCGCCGTGTTCGTGCCGCGTTTCATCTACTTCTCGCTGGTGCGCTATGGCCGTCAGGTGCGCAACCTGGTGCTGCGCGAACTGGCCTTCAATGTGTTGAGCATGGCGGCGCTGTGCGCCTGGTTCGTCAGCCAGGGCATGCTGTTGCAGTTCGTGCTGATCTTTGTCGCCCCGTTGCTGGTGCTGGCGCTGGTGATCAATCCGGTCTCCCGGGGTTACGAGCACTTCCCCATGGCGACCCTCGACCCCGAACACCATGACCGCCTCGACCTGGCAAAAAACACCGTGACCGTGACTGACCGGCTGATCGGATTTTTGTGGGCCAACATCAACTACCACGTCGAGCATCACGTTTACCCCAATGTGCCCTTCGTCAACCTGCGCAAACTCTCGGCATTGCTGGACAACAAGGTCTATCTGCGTGATCGCTGGCTGTTGGCGCGGATGTTCAAACGTCGCCCATCGCCGCCCGATACTGAGCCGGGGAGGGTGGCGTGA
- a CDS encoding ferredoxin--NADP reductase, whose protein sequence is MNKPLTLKVASIERETDDAVTIHLKQPMLRKVRYSAGQYLTLEVEVDGVKGCRAYSISSTPGLDKTLSITVKRVAGGKVSNQLVQQLSAGDVVQTLGTHGRFTFAPQPGSRRHIVLLAAGSGITPIFSILKSALHFEPDSQVSLIYGNRNTGSVIFRDKLEQLQRTFGERLKLVHVLSQPEAPAAQGGRLTQQRLVELLRALPDSGAQTREYYSCGPGGMMDEVTAALTSMGIAAESVHQERFTPAKAAAVAPVSEAPKRVQLLMQGQEFSFMVPSGQTLLEAALASGVTPPFSCRAGFCTACVCTRLAGDVRMREDHGLSTAELNMGQALLCVGYPLTDNVRLQVH, encoded by the coding sequence ATGAACAAGCCACTGACCCTGAAAGTTGCCTCCATCGAGCGGGAAACCGACGACGCGGTGACCATCCACCTCAAGCAACCGATGCTGCGCAAAGTGCGTTACAGCGCAGGGCAGTACCTGACGCTTGAGGTCGAGGTCGACGGTGTCAAAGGCTGTCGCGCCTATTCCATCAGCAGCACGCCGGGGCTGGACAAAACCTTGTCGATCACCGTCAAGCGGGTGGCCGGGGGCAAGGTGTCCAACCAACTGGTGCAGCAACTGAGTGCCGGTGATGTGGTGCAGACCCTCGGCACGCACGGGCGATTCACCTTCGCCCCGCAGCCGGGGAGTCGCCGGCACATTGTATTGTTGGCGGCGGGCAGTGGCATCACGCCGATCTTCTCGATTTTGAAGTCGGCGCTGCACTTCGAACCGGATTCCCAGGTGTCGCTGATCTACGGCAACCGCAACACCGGATCGGTGATTTTTCGCGACAAGCTCGAGCAGTTGCAACGCACCTTCGGCGAGCGCTTGAAGCTGGTTCACGTGCTGTCCCAACCCGAGGCGCCTGCTGCCCAGGGCGGTCGGTTGACCCAACAGCGCCTGGTGGAACTGTTGCGCGCATTGCCCGACAGTGGCGCGCAAACCCGCGAGTACTACAGCTGCGGGCCGGGCGGGATGATGGATGAAGTGACGGCCGCGCTGACCTCCATGGGCATCGCCGCCGAGTCGGTGCATCAGGAGCGTTTCACCCCGGCCAAAGCCGCGGCCGTTGCGCCGGTGTCCGAGGCGCCGAAGCGCGTGCAACTGCTGATGCAGGGGCAGGAATTTAGCTTCATGGTGCCCAGCGGCCAGACCCTGCTCGAAGCTGCGCTGGCCAGCGGCGTGACCCCGCCGTTTTCCTGCCGCGCCGGTTTTTGTACCGCGTGCGTGTGCACGCGGCTGGCGGGTGACGTGCGCATGCGCGAGGACCACGGTCTTTCCACCGCTGAACTGAACATGGGCCAGGCGCTGCTGTGTGTCGGCTATCCGCTGACGGACAACGTTCGCCTGCAAGTCCATTAG
- a CDS encoding fatty acid desaturase, whose translation MSTSTDTLYPQRPANISRLFHFFAIPLFSVLMVFNLAAVAVILVIAFTLQGARWLLAKIPGVSAASGAWVRGYHRLVQRLANKILKDPRDEQILAAAISLSVTAVPVFIAQLWLKEISWPLVVAFYACVYGPNIRSFVRSFSAMHQDGHVPGGIFKQSSVLDRWVGNSFLYMYFAIPMGLTPHAAAHLQQHHRESAGPLDVYATARYDHANLWHFMVYMVREVMYQQLLISPWLYFKSKDKPTQARSMVAGVLVHLGVFVALALYSLPIAVLYMLVPWCASNILMGVIHWSQHAFYGGQQDPHDWMYNTVTLLEKPVNIFNEGYHACHHHWSIGHWSEAPALFEKLKPELAAAQSMVFRDLSVLDIFFMLIFRRFDAMAHKLDWWEPLTHEEKVQLLRRRVLPAPIHAHEQAHQHRTPAPSSAPEPQAAYNAMSPP comes from the coding sequence TTGAGCACCTCCACCGATACGCTGTACCCGCAACGCCCGGCCAACATCAGCCGGCTCTTTCACTTTTTTGCCATCCCGCTGTTCAGCGTCTTGATGGTTTTCAACCTCGCCGCCGTTGCCGTGATCCTCGTCATTGCCTTCACCTTGCAGGGCGCTCGTTGGCTGTTGGCAAAAATCCCGGGCGTCAGCGCTGCCAGTGGCGCCTGGGTACGCGGCTATCACCGGCTGGTGCAGCGGCTGGCGAACAAGATCCTCAAGGACCCGCGCGACGAGCAGATTCTTGCGGCGGCCATCAGCCTGAGCGTGACCGCTGTACCGGTGTTCATTGCGCAACTGTGGCTCAAGGAAATTTCCTGGCCGCTGGTGGTGGCGTTCTACGCCTGTGTCTATGGGCCGAACATTCGCAGCTTCGTGCGTTCCTTCAGTGCCATGCATCAGGACGGGCACGTGCCGGGCGGGATTTTCAAACAGTCGAGCGTGCTGGATCGCTGGGTCGGCAACTCGTTCTTGTACATGTACTTCGCCATTCCCATGGGCCTGACGCCTCACGCGGCCGCCCATTTGCAGCAGCATCACCGCGAAAGCGCCGGGCCGCTGGATGTCTACGCCACGGCCCGTTATGACCACGCCAATCTCTGGCACTTCATGGTGTACATGGTGCGCGAGGTGATGTACCAGCAACTGCTGATTTCACCGTGGCTGTATTTCAAGAGCAAAGACAAACCAACCCAGGCCCGCAGCATGGTCGCCGGCGTGTTGGTGCACCTGGGTGTGTTCGTGGCGCTGGCGCTCTACAGCCTGCCGATTGCCGTGCTGTACATGCTGGTGCCGTGGTGCGCGAGCAACATTCTGATGGGCGTTATCCACTGGAGCCAGCACGCGTTCTACGGCGGCCAGCAAGACCCGCATGACTGGATGTACAACACCGTCACGCTGCTGGAAAAACCGGTGAACATCTTCAACGAGGGCTACCACGCCTGCCACCACCACTGGTCCATCGGCCACTGGAGTGAAGCGCCTGCGCTGTTCGAAAAACTCAAGCCGGAACTGGCGGCGGCACAGTCGATGGTGTTTCGTGACCTGAGTGTGCTGGACATCTTTTTCATGCTGATTTTCCGGCGCTTCGACGCCATGGCGCACAAGCTTGACTGGTGGGAGCCGTTGACCCACGAAGAGAAAGTCCAGCTGCTGCGCCGCCGTGTATTGCCAGCCCCGATCCATGCCCACGAACAGGCGCATCAGCACCGTACGCCAGCGCCTTCGTCGGCCCCAGAACCTCAAGCGGCGTACAACGCCATGAGCCCGCCATGA
- a CDS encoding acyl-CoA dehydrogenase family protein: protein MSMHSAVSATEKYLPGLLATLESRGLMALEQADPSEICELFRGFRAAGLIIPQSYGGLGATPSETVEILRAIGSRCPSLAVMMTMHHHTIATIVQLGGLIPAADELLWGISQNQLLIASAFAEGKPGAEIFNTSVKARAVEGGFVLDGVKKPCTMSHQMDVIVVGVACEQDNGSVSQGFAVVFADGSNVSREPFWNATVLRASDSHALVFNGVFVPAERMLLADGADAAEVAATAMETSLNGLSWFQLMVGGTYLGVASALVRMLLKRSTVDAAQLAQLTIEFEGAHQALMGTAAELQAQTVAPLTTYNKALCTRFLVQAAIERGTNLSVELLGGMAFIGSDDVAYLLAASRAICFHPISRAAATPMLVAFLRESFIADT, encoded by the coding sequence ATGTCCATGCACAGCGCCGTAAGCGCCACTGAAAAATACCTGCCGGGTCTGTTGGCCACGCTGGAAAGCCGCGGGTTGATGGCCCTGGAGCAGGCTGACCCGAGCGAAATCTGTGAGCTGTTTCGCGGTTTTCGCGCCGCTGGCCTGATCATTCCCCAGAGCTATGGCGGCCTCGGCGCCACGCCGAGCGAGACCGTGGAAATCCTGCGGGCCATCGGTTCTCGCTGCCCGTCGCTGGCGGTGATGATGACCATGCATCACCACACCATCGCCACCATCGTGCAGCTGGGCGGCTTGATTCCTGCCGCCGACGAATTGCTGTGGGGCATCAGCCAGAATCAGCTGCTGATTGCCTCGGCCTTCGCCGAGGGCAAGCCGGGCGCCGAGATTTTCAACACCAGCGTCAAGGCCCGCGCCGTGGAGGGCGGCTTTGTTCTCGATGGCGTCAAGAAGCCTTGCACCATGAGCCACCAGATGGACGTGATCGTCGTCGGTGTGGCCTGCGAGCAAGACAACGGCAGCGTCAGCCAGGGCTTTGCCGTGGTGTTTGCCGATGGCAGCAATGTCAGCCGCGAACCGTTCTGGAACGCCACGGTGCTGCGCGCCTCGGACAGCCATGCGCTGGTGTTCAACGGCGTATTCGTGCCGGCCGAACGCATGCTGCTGGCCGATGGGGCCGACGCTGCCGAAGTGGCGGCCACCGCCATGGAAACCTCGCTGAACGGCTTGAGCTGGTTCCAGTTGATGGTTGGCGGTACTTACCTGGGCGTGGCTTCGGCACTGGTGCGGATGCTGCTGAAAAGGTCCACCGTCGACGCCGCGCAACTGGCGCAACTGACCATCGAGTTTGAAGGCGCTCACCAGGCGCTGATGGGCACGGCGGCTGAGCTGCAAGCGCAAACCGTCGCGCCGCTGACCACATACAACAAGGCCTTGTGCACGCGGTTCCTGGTGCAGGCGGCCATTGAGCGCGGCACTAACCTGAGCGTCGAGTTGCTGGGGGGGATGGCGTTCATCGGTTCCGATGACGTCGCCTACTTGCTCGCCGCTTCACGGGCCATCTGCTTTCACCCGATCTCACGGGCCGCTGCCACGCCAATGCTGGTGGCTTTTCTGCGCGAGTCATTCATCGCAGACACCTGA
- a CDS encoding aminotransferase class III-fold pyridoxal phosphate-dependent enzyme, whose product MTLSLLNITRQELLDFVGLNETVVNARGTRIETASGQTLIDFVGQFGAVPFGYAAPSMVAAANAFLASGKPSLIQPLLNPDAEELARRLIELAPGNYSKVTFTTSGAEAVEAAIKLARAATNRELIVGTFSGFHGKTQGAVGVTGKASYRDPFHLRSDGFAHVPYGDLGALEAALKDKRAAAFFIEAIQGEAGMITPPGGYLLAAQNMCRQYGTLFVLDEVQTGLGRTGELFAASAEGLSPDVMLLAKALGGGLVAIGACIYGEQCWTRDFDRHHSSTFAVNGFSAAIGLAVLDQLTAKDGALVKQAAKQGAYLHEGLTALVQRYPEVFESLDGRGLMLGLKFRRWSGERLYTLSLASAFGALVPIVCGYLKTRHGVYCLPTLTEGNVLRIQPPLTVTRPDIDVLLEGLRSVAELVMQHQQHRLILEAHGFAAAPQPLVNWPQPVAGKPRVDSGKCLGRFAFLLHPTTAESVNGDSVVEGLGLAGEEKAFIQDWLNEFSEWAKPDLDTGVSFHARRLYNLAGDYVEGWLVGSLLQPRDLMRLSLGKRRKLLGNYLESVGKLNVDFVGLGAYTSVISNAGEDMLNERFHTTTGNSLTAMVGVDALLTTCANRGTPLAKRLTGVIGAYGSVGRLASLRLGKFCEHLVLLGNAANRGAMDELRRVGGELYRDALLAIQQGHSSGIAKSLVQLLPSLASVEHLLDRDFTDDEQLRALFDVVDGLAREKPNMQPPLVITADLAVWLPRLETVLSATSNGSAFIDPAVLHPNAILCDCAQPPDIGPAALALRPDVTVIEGGLINLPERSYRFGQQNLTCLPTGVTFSCLAETIVLTMAGAQRDYSIGKRPPLEDAEAIFDLARSFGFAPAIELSIEKAG is encoded by the coding sequence ATGACCCTTTCACTGCTCAACATTACCCGTCAGGAACTGTTGGATTTCGTCGGCCTCAACGAGACCGTGGTCAATGCCCGTGGCACCCGCATCGAGACCGCCAGCGGCCAGACCCTGATCGACTTCGTCGGCCAGTTCGGCGCGGTGCCGTTCGGTTATGCGGCGCCGTCGATGGTCGCAGCGGCCAATGCCTTTCTGGCTTCCGGGAAGCCGAGCCTGATCCAGCCACTGCTCAACCCGGACGCCGAAGAACTGGCCCGGCGCCTGATCGAACTGGCGCCCGGCAACTACTCGAAAGTCACCTTCACCACCAGCGGCGCTGAGGCCGTGGAAGCGGCGATCAAACTGGCCCGCGCGGCGACCAACCGTGAGTTGATCGTCGGCACGTTCAGCGGCTTTCACGGCAAGACCCAGGGCGCGGTAGGCGTAACCGGCAAGGCCTCCTATCGCGATCCGTTCCACCTGCGCTCCGACGGTTTTGCCCATGTGCCTTACGGCGATCTCGGGGCGCTGGAAGCTGCGCTCAAAGACAAACGCGCCGCTGCGTTTTTCATCGAGGCCATACAGGGCGAGGCGGGGATGATTACGCCACCGGGCGGCTACTTGCTCGCGGCGCAGAACATGTGCCGGCAGTACGGCACGCTGTTCGTGCTTGACGAAGTGCAGACCGGACTGGGCCGCACGGGTGAGTTGTTCGCCGCGTCGGCCGAGGGCTTGAGCCCGGACGTGATGCTGCTGGCCAAGGCCCTGGGCGGCGGCCTGGTGGCCATCGGTGCGTGCATTTATGGCGAGCAATGCTGGACCCGCGACTTCGACCGTCATCACAGTTCGACCTTCGCCGTGAACGGCTTTAGCGCGGCCATCGGCCTGGCGGTGCTCGACCAGCTCACCGCGAAGGACGGCGCGTTGGTCAAGCAGGCGGCGAAACAGGGCGCCTACTTGCATGAAGGGCTCACGGCGCTGGTGCAGCGTTATCCCGAGGTGTTCGAAAGCCTCGACGGACGCGGGTTGATGCTCGGCCTGAAATTCCGGCGCTGGAGCGGCGAGCGCTTGTACACCTTGTCCCTGGCCAGTGCTTTTGGCGCGTTGGTGCCGATCGTCTGTGGCTACCTGAAAACCCGGCATGGGGTCTATTGCCTGCCCACGCTCACCGAAGGCAACGTGCTGCGGATTCAACCGCCGCTGACCGTCACCCGGCCCGACATCGATGTACTGCTCGAAGGTTTGCGCTCGGTGGCCGAGCTGGTGATGCAGCATCAGCAGCATCGCTTGATCCTCGAGGCCCACGGTTTTGCCGCCGCGCCGCAGCCGCTGGTGAACTGGCCGCAACCGGTGGCCGGTAAACCTCGCGTCGACAGCGGCAAATGCCTGGGGCGCTTTGCGTTCCTGCTGCACCCGACCACCGCCGAAAGCGTCAACGGCGACAGTGTCGTCGAGGGCCTGGGCCTGGCGGGCGAGGAAAAAGCCTTTATTCAGGACTGGCTCAACGAGTTCTCCGAGTGGGCCAAACCCGATCTCGACACCGGCGTCTCGTTCCATGCACGGCGCCTCTACAACCTGGCCGGTGATTACGTCGAAGGCTGGTTGGTGGGCAGCCTGTTGCAACCTCGGGACCTGATGCGCCTGAGCCTGGGCAAACGTCGCAAGTTACTGGGCAATTACCTGGAAAGCGTCGGCAAACTCAACGTCGATTTCGTCGGCCTCGGCGCCTACACCTCGGTGATTTCCAATGCTGGCGAAGACATGCTCAACGAGCGTTTCCACACCACCACCGGCAACAGCCTGACGGCAATGGTGGGGGTCGATGCCTTGCTCACCACCTGCGCCAACCGTGGCACGCCGTTGGCCAAGCGCTTGACCGGCGTCATCGGTGCCTACGGTTCGGTGGGGCGCCTGGCGAGCCTGCGCCTGGGCAAGTTCTGCGAACACCTGGTGTTGCTCGGCAATGCCGCCAACCGGGGCGCGATGGATGAACTGCGGCGCGTGGGTGGCGAGTTGTACCGCGATGCACTGCTGGCGATTCAGCAAGGGCACAGCAGCGGCATCGCCAAAAGCCTGGTGCAACTGTTGCCGAGCCTGGCGAGTGTCGAGCATCTGCTCGACCGGGATTTCACCGACGACGAGCAACTGCGTGCGCTGTTCGATGTGGTCGACGGGTTGGCCCGGGAAAAACCCAACATGCAGCCGCCGCTGGTGATTACCGCGGACCTCGCGGTCTGGTTGCCACGCCTGGAAACCGTGCTCTCGGCGACCTCCAACGGCTCGGCATTCATCGACCCGGCCGTGCTGCACCCCAACGCGATTCTGTGCGATTGCGCGCAGCCGCCAGACATCGGCCCGGCCGCCCTGGCCTTGCGTCCGGACGTCACGGTGATCGAGGGCGGGCTGATCAATCTGCCCGAGCGCAGTTACCGCTTCGGCCAGCAGAACCTCACCTGCCTGCCGACCGGCGTGACCTTCAGCTGCCTCGCCGAAACGATTGTCCTGACCATGGCCGGTGCGCAGCGTGACTACAGCATTGGCAAACGGCCGCCGCTGGAAGACGCCGAAGCGATCTTCGACCTGGCCCGCAGTTTCGGTTTTGCGCCGGCCATCGAGCTGTCGATCGAGAAGGCCGGTTAA
- a CDS encoding acyl carrier protein produces MHIDEITDAVTQTLATLLEVDSAGLDVERSFHEMGVDSVLIVGMSAEFEDRFGVSLDPELGYLHDTVRKISQHLYGVINQARAN; encoded by the coding sequence GTGCACATTGATGAAATTACCGACGCAGTCACCCAGACCCTGGCGACGTTGCTCGAAGTCGATTCGGCAGGTCTGGATGTCGAGCGCTCGTTCCATGAAATGGGGGTCGACTCGGTGCTGATCGTCGGCATGTCGGCCGAGTTCGAGGACCGTTTCGGGGTCTCTCTGGACCCCGAGCTGGGTTACCTGCACGACACCGTGCGCAAGATCAGCCAGCACTTGTACGGCGTTATCAACCAGGCGAGAGCGAACTAA